TGTCCCATAACCTCTCCACAACCCGGCTAAGTCCGGGGACCCCATCTCCATAAATCAGTTCAAGGCGACTAAACCCAGAAAGTATTTCAAGATTCTGCGCCTGCAACTGATCGATTCCGATTCTGCGGAGATTGCTCAGGCCTTTCAGCGGGATGAGATCAACCACCTTTGTTCCTGAAATATTCAAATCCCTGAGCTTCTCAAGGCGGCTCAGGGGACCGGCATCAATTACCAAGGTATTCGAAACATCAAGTACCTCAAGATCAAACAGATCTTTGATCGCCATCAGATCTGTGATTCCCGTTGATGCTGCGTACAATTGATTGAGCGAACTTAGCTTGCGCAATGGATCAAGGGTTGTAATCCCCTGATTACCTGAAATATCTATCCGTCTCAGGAATGATATTTCATGCAACTGTTCCCTTTGCGGAGGTGAATCCAGGGGCAGCATTGCTGAGAAAACACCTTTCCATATATCAGGCATGGTCTGCCACCAGGCGGTGAGCTCCTCCGACTCATAAATTACTTTCACGCCAGGTTGCTGCTGCATGAACTCCTGGGCAATAGCCTTGTTTACAAATGTCTTATCGCAATAGATAACCTTTAACTTTTTCAGATTCTTCAGAGGCGCAATCTGTGCAACAGGAGAACGATCGAGATAAACATACTCAAGTGACGGCATTTCCGCAAGCGGGGAGATATCACTGATATAGGTCTGCACCAGAAGGACACGTTTCAGATTTTCCATCCCTGTCAGCGTGGTGAGATCATTCAGCGGAGTGCCTGATAAGTCAAGCACTTCGAGACCCGAAAGCCCGGAGAGACTTTCAAGCGATTTTACAGGTAAATTATTGAGCCGCAATTCCTTAAGCTTGATCAATTCACGGATGGGCGAAATGTCGTCTACTGACAATCCGGTCAGGAATAAGTATTCCAGCATTTTAAAATTGGCAACCGGTTCAATATCGGCAATAAAAGTATTTGACAGGTCAAGATAACGAAGGCTGGTAGAATACTGAAGCGCATTGATCGAACTGATCAATGTTCCGGAGGCAATGAAAGTTTCGAGTTTTGAAAGGTTCCGGATTGGCTCTGGCTTGACCACTTTCGCTCCTGAGATGTTAAGATGTTTGAGCGCGGTGAGCGCGCTGAGCGGATCGAGATCATAAATTCCCGGCACGCCGGAAATATCGATTTCTTCAGTACGCCATATCCTCCGGATCTCATTGAATACTCCTGCAGGTGACACAAAAAGGGTATCTCCCGTTTCCGTCGAATCGGCCTGACTGAAATTCCCGTTAGCCCTGACCATATAATCACGACCGATGGCAATTATTTCATGCATGGGAATATCCTCCCCTGCCAGCGTATTTCCTGAAAAAAAGTTTCTCCAGCCCTTCCCAAGATTGTTCCACCAGGTTATCAACTCCTGTTCTTCGCTCGACCTTGTGGTATAGATACTGGCAATCTTAAGATCCCTGCTGGCATCATCCAGGTTGATTTCTATGAAACGAGGCTTATTGTCATTGATCTTCACACCTTCCAGCGTAATTCCGTTCAGGTTACGGCTGGTCTTTATTTTAAAATACAATTCGCCTTTTTCATTTGTTTCCTGTGTAATTTCCTCAATCGTAAACCGGAAAGCCACCTCCCTGAAAAAGAAATCGATATCTTTCAGGTAAGCCTGTACATCTTTATTGGTAACGACATCCCGCTTTTCTACCAGATCATCCTCAATCTGTACCCTGGCATCACGGAAAAATTTGAGGAATGACTGGTTGATGATGATATCTTTCTCCTTATACTCAGCTTTGGCGCTGCCGAGGGTATTGAATGCATATTCCATGAAATTTACCAATTGGGCTGCCTGTTTCTGATAACCGGCCAGTTCTTCGGCCGATAAACCTGACACAGACGCGCTATCCGGCACTTTCTCATTCTGTTGCGCAAAGCCTGAAAAAGCAACAATCACCAACAGGAACAAAACACCAATCTGTAATAACTTATTCATGATAAATATATTTGAGTAAGATATTTTTCTGCTCTTCATTTATCTTCATTAAGCCTGAAATCAGCCAACCGGAATTGCCACCCGGCCTGTTAAAATCCGAAAGCTCAAAATACCATCCCGGAACCTGAAAAAAATGGAATTTCACGCTGCTTACAGTTTTAAACTTCAGGCTGCCTTTTTTGAATTCATACAAAAACAAAGTCAGATAATCCGGCAGGTAATCCTTTTCAGTATAGAGTTCTACATAATCCTTTTCTTTAAAAACCCTGACGAGATTCATGAAATCCAACTCATGACTGAGGGGGTGAAGGAAATGACTTCCGGTTTCCGTGTTCATGCTGAACATTAGCTGAAAATGCCTGAAATACACATTGGATATAACCCATTTGTGTCCAAGGTTTTCCTGCTCAAGCTTCAGAAACAGGGTCAATTCTTCATCCTTGCCCTGGTAAAGGAACCTGGTAGTGACTTCAGCAAACCACTGCCCATCGTGGAAGTTTAGAAAAGCCGGAGATTCCGGATCCAATACATCACTGATAAATGCATCTTTAAGCGGGTCGGTAATGGAGGAGTTCTGGTAATCAAAAAGCACATGAAGGTATTTCTGACGAAGATCGAAACTGCGGAAATCTTTATCGCCGCTGTAAAACCTGTCCCCGGTGGTACCCTCTTCGCCGTTGAAACGGCGGAAAAACTGATTAACCTGTTTGGTCTGGGCGATAAACACACTTTCATCCCCAAGCAGCGAATTAAATGCCTGAGCGTGCAATGCTGCAGGGAATATCATTGTTAACAGGGCAAAGAAAAAGGTCTTCCTCATGCGACAGATTTTGAAGCGTCAAATAATCAATGCTTTACCAGACAGCTTAATATAAAACTGGCTCGGGAATTGCACAATGGGGCACCCCGAGGCCAGAAAAATAATCAGTAAGGCACAGATCAGCCCGGCTTGGTTTCAGTTACCCTGATATCGCCCAGCAACACATCCCAGAAACCGATGATACGTCCGGATATCTGCGTGGTTTTCCTTTCAACATAAACCGTGACATCTTTCTTTGTGACGTCCACGTATCTGAGCCCTTCTTTGGTAGTTCCTTCAAAGCGCTGAAAAATGGTGATCACGCCAACGTACCTGCCGTCAGGTTGCCTTTCAAGATCGCTGATATATTGAATATTATACCAGGAAATGGTAACCTTGTCGTAATTCAGGGCCATAAGCCGCTCAAGATATTCCCTGATTCCATAGTAATTAACCTCTTCGCGGTTGATGGAAGAAACGCCCATCAGCGCACCGTCGGCAAACAACTCAAGGGTACGTTCAATCACCCGGTTTGCTTCCGACCAAGGCGTATCCTTATTACCCACAATACTGATGTACTTGCTGAGGTCCCTCACTTTTTCAAGTGCAAGTGAATCGATGGCCTGTTTACGCGACGGGGAGATATCGTCCTGTGCTGCCAGGTTTGCAGAAAAAGCAATAATCAGGGCAGCGGCTATGCTTAATATTCTTGTCATATCCCTTTACTTTTTAATGAGTTCAAGTTCTTTAATTTTTCCATTTGAATCAAAAACCGCATTCAGCACCTTGTTGGGCGATTTTTTCTGATCCTTGATAAACTCGAGGTACTTGCGAATGGTTGTAGGCCTGTCGTAATCCCTGATCTCGCCTTCACGGCTGATCAGAATAAGCACAGGGACATCTTCATTGGCAAATGCGGCCAGCGCTTCCCTTATTTTCATGTTGGCGGAAGCTACATCGCCGGCTCCGGCAATGGCATCCAGTGAATTGTTAATCTGGCGGTATTGTCCGCCTTCACGCAACTCCCGTTCCTTCGCTTCCTTTTCGCGCTGCAACCGTTCTTCCTCCTTTTTCCGTTCAAGGGCGGCCCTTTCGCGGGCAAGAATTTCTTCAGCCTGGCCTATCAGGTCATTGATTTCATTGTCATCAATACCCATACGCTTGACAGCCGCCAGTTTGAATTCCTTTTCTTCAAGGGTCATCCTGCCATCGTCGTTGATAATTGCCAGCAGATCTGATTTGGCTTTTGCCTTTTTCTCTGCAAGCTCCTGAGCTGCCTTCTTCTTTGCAGCTTTCTTCTGACTGGTACATGAACTGAAACCGGCCCCAAGGGATACCACCAGCATCATGATCAAAAACAGCCTGAAATTACCCGTTGTTCCGGTACGGAAGGGATTACTTTTTCTCATCATAAATCAGATATTTTGAATTAAAACTCACAAAGTGAACAAATATTATGTTCAAATTCCTTCTTAAAACCGCTATTTAACATAATTTGCAGTTCAGGTCAACAAAAGTAATTCATTTTAAGTCTTAATAACAATAATCAGCCGGGTGAAGCGGTAAAATAGTTTACAGACCCTGCATGGTGCAGCGAATGAATATCATAAGGTGTTCGGGTGTTAAGGTGTTTAAGTTTAATTCAAGGATTCAAGGATTCAAAGATTCAAAAATTCAATAATTAGAATACTCTATACCATCGATTTATCTGTTATTCAATTTTTAGAAATTAAAAATTAGAAATCAGAAATTCTAACAGGCCGGATGTTCAATACCGGGATTCAGAAAAAAAATCCCTGCATCGGAAGGCAGGGATCAGAGGAATATTCCGGACTAAAGCAGGCCACCCAATCCGGAGTAAAGCAAGCCCGTTAATCCGGGTTATATTGTCAATCCCATTTTTCTTATGACTTACAATTATACCAATGATTTTGTTTTTAGTCAGCGACTGCGTTTAAGACTTATTTGTTATGTGTTGTAAATTATTATATTTCAATCATTTGCAAGCTTGAAATTTAATAAATAATCCAATAATTTTGAATGAATCAGACTTAAATTACATCCTTTGCTTTCAATTAATTGTCCATTTGTTTTAATCACGAAATTACTCGTTTCTCCGTCAATCGGGCATCCTCTCTCAAATGGTAAATAAATTGAATAATAATCGGCTAGTTTTTGTTTTAAAATCAAAATTTCTGAATCATTTAGCTGTTCCTTGATTATTTTGTGCTTTCTCTTGAATCGTCTTGATTTCAGCGGTAAGTAAGTAATCTTATCGTAATAGTTTCCTTGGTTATCAATCCGAATCAATCTGTTATCAGACCACGGTGTCAGATATTCAAGCTCAATGTACTCAAAATCAAAAATCTTACTTGAGAATAATTTTAAATCCTTATATTCAAGCTGAAAATTACTTGGCGAAATAAGAGTCAATGTACTATCAGTCTGTTTTGAAATATTATATTTTAATCGTTTGACTTTGTATCCTAATGGCGTGTTTGGCTCGTATTCATTCTTCTTTATAATCAAATCATTTCCGATAATCTCATATTTTGCAGTATCACGGACTTGATATAAAGATGAATAAATCAATGAATCATTAATCAGCTCGACAAAATTAAAATCAGAATCAACCAGAAATTTTCCAATCAATTCAGTCTTTAAAACTTGTCCAAAAGTTAATTGACAAGAAATCAAAACGCTAAATATGATTATCTGTGTCTTCATTTTTATTACACATAACGTTCCCGGGCTATGAAGCGTTTCGGTTTTAAAAGTTTCCGCTTTTCGGATTTCTACTACCATTCGGAAATAGTAAGGACGCTAAATTAACCTCCGTAACAACAATGCTTTATGAGCCTGTTTTACCCAAAGTAATTCCTTGTTTTTTCAGGCTTTCTCTAACATTGTACTTGTATTCCCTGCTAAAATCTTTAGTAAACTGAAATATCTCAAGCAAAAGGTCATAACAGGCTTTATATACCGGAAGATCATAATGTAAACCCATAATTCAAAAAAAATCGATCCTGCCATAGGCGGGATACCGCAATTGTCAAATAGACAAATAGTCAAAGAGTCTTAATCCCTGAGGCAACGAACAGAGAAGCCAATTTGCTTACTGCCGTAGCTCCTGTAGACATAGCTGTAATTGTAAAGCAGGGTTCGGTACCAGGCAAGGCTTGAACTGAACTCACCGGAACTCCAGAAGTAACCGTACGCACCAATGTAGCTGAATGTACCATTGCCGTAGCGGTAGCCCCCCGGAAGACCTGAAAATCCGCTCTCATTGGTTGCTCCGGTATTGGGTAAAATCCACCATGGGTGTGCATCGGATTCTGTGCGGGTACTCTTCATTTTACCACCGGCAATGCTTTCACCACCAAGGTAGTCGGTTAAAATTATCCATTCAGAATCGGTCGGTGTATGCCAGCCGGCCGGGCAAAGTCCCTTGCTATCAACCACTGCATACCAATTGTACAATGCGCCGTAACTGTCTTTCCAAGAAATGTCGTTGTCATACCAAGCATAAGCGCCGGTAGTAAGGTTGATCCAGGTATTGTCGTCCGTGACATTGGGAATGGCAGTACCGTTCCGATAGGTTGTGGTTTTCAGGTTCTCTTTCATCCAGCATTGATTACCTATCTGCACAGTATTATATACATTGCCATCAATATCGGTTATCGTTGGAGTACCGGGGCATGGATCGCCGGTATAATGAAAATAATAGGTCTCGTCACCTGTGGGTGAACTCGTAATGACTCGTTCACCAAGATCAGTAAAAGAAGTGAATTTAAGTGTGTCACCCAGTCCAAATACAAAAATGTTCAGAAGGTTTCCCGATTTATAATCCCCGGCTCCGGTTTTCAGCTGCCCGTTGTATCCCAGTTTGTAAAATCCTGAAGCATCCGCATCGGTTGGATAATTTAACAATTTTATTGTTCGGGTTTGATTATCTGCACGGGCAGTGAGAAAATAGAGGCTTTCCCTGCCAGGGTAAAAGGTGAAGGAATGGGTGCCCTGTTCTAACGGAAATTCCTGATTGGCCACCTCTCTTCCCAACACATCACTGACAGTAACCACAACCTCCTCTCTTTCATTCAAAAAAAGCTCAATTGTCGTTTTGCCTATTATTGGATTTGGGTAGTTTTGGGAAAGGGAAAAACCTTTGCCGCTGAAAGTGCCGATTTCTTCCATTCCGGTGATATAGTCTAATACTAAAACAGTATCAGGTGCATAAAGCGTGGTGTCCCCACCCTGGGTCAGGTTCTCGATCAGGATGCTGTTCAATGGCAGATGCTGGGTATTGCTATCGGCGGTATAGGTCAGGGTCATTGTTGCTTTCTGGGCCATCGCGCCCGTGATCATTGCGATCATTAAAACGGTAGGCAAAAATCTTTTTTTCATAAAACATCAATTTAATTTCTTAGAACTCTGTGATCATTTTAAGCTGTCTTATTTGATGTATGCTTTCTCTTCATTATGTTGGCTAAAAAGTGTATATCCGCGACTAAACCAAGGACTTTAATCTGTCCTAATGGTTAGCCATAACTTATTGTCAATCAAGACAAAATTCAACAAAATAGCGATGCAATGCACATTTTTAAACGCTAATAAGCGCTTGGAATTGCCAAATTATCTGCGCAACTCAGGCCCAAATATATAACATTGAAATAAAAAGAGCAATAAGAGATTGGGATTGCAGCAGTACTTTGCATAAGCTATTACGGAAAGGCTGGTATTATTTACCACCTATCAGAAAAGTTTCAGAATGCTACAAGGCCAAATTAAAAACTTCTATATTACATTCAATTACAAATGATTATCGAAGTTTATAGGTACCCGAAGCCGGGGTCGAACCGGCACGGCCACAATGGCCAAAGGATTTTTAAGTCCTTCGTGTCTGCCAATTCCACCAACCGGGCATCCGGCAGGCAGACAAAAAAATTCGCCGCACCCAAGTAGAATTGCCGCCGCGACATATCTGCACCTTCGGTTTATGTTACGAAATTTCAGAAATATGCCATCTTTTCAGTTTCTGTCATGCTTAAAAACAGCGTGCTGATTTGCATATGATTGCTCCGTGATTGCTCCGTACCTAGTCTATGATTGGCTCGAGGCGGAGAAATGCGTTTTAACCGGATTTAAAAACCCCTTTAAAAGCCCAATATAACCCTGAAAAAGGCCATTCCGGGCCTCTTTTTACATCCGTTTACACACTTTTACATCCGGATGTCAGTAAGCTTTCCATTTTACTTATGCCATTTCCTGACAGATGAGTGCATAAGGATGCAAATTTCATGTCAAAACGGAAATGAAACTGAATTTCTATAATACTTTGTAATCCCAGAAAAGTAAAGCAGAGCGGAAAAATTATCAGCTTTCGCATAAGCGGCCTTCTAAAGTTGACCTTCAAAGGCTTATATTCAAAAAAATGAATAATCTTAATGCGATCTGAAACAAGGGTCAGGTTTAGGCAGCCGTGTTGCGAAAGCGCGGCCCCGCGGCCTGAGCGGATAAAAAGATGAATGTTCGCTTATGAAAATTGCATCAGAACCTAAAAAAAGAAGACCTAACAAGTTGGAAGAGAACTTGTTAGGTCAGTTCGTTGACAGATTCAGGCCGGGACAAAACTACTCCGGTTGGCTAAGAATGTGTAAATAGGGTCTGCTGTTAAAGTATAAAAACCTTGTCCGATAGCAGATTGTGGTTATATTTGGGGTAACAAATGCATGGATTTATGCGGAAGACTTATAAAAAGCTTGCACCAACCCCCAAATATGTCAGTCCGGCTCAACTGACCCTCGAAGGATTCGAGACACCATTCGAGCGCTCACTTAACCCGAAAAATCGATGGGTAGTTTTGGCCCGATTGATTCCATGGGATGAGATATGCAATATTTATCTTAAACATATTGGCATCAGCCCTACTGGCAGGCCACCAATCAGCCCACGGATAGTCATAGGGTCACTTATTATTAAGCACCTGTGCAATCTGGATGACAGGGAAACAGTAGATCAAATCTCGGAGAACATCTACATGCAATATTTTCTTGGATATCCTAGTTTTAGTGACCAGGCTCCATTTGACCCATCGCTGTTGACAGACTTTCGCAAGAGGTTAAGCATTGATCAGGTAAATGCCATAAATGAACGCATCGTATTTCTGAAGGCCAAGTTTGAATCACAGCAGGGCAATGCTCCGAAACCAGAGGATAAATACAGATCAGAAGACAATGAACAGGAACCGGACAACAAGGGCCGTCTGATTATTGATGCAACAGCTTGTCCACAAGATATAGCATACCCGACAGACCTTGATCTGCTCTCAGATGCAAGGGAGAAGACGGAACAACTCATAGACAAGTTGTATAATCCACAACTTCATATAAAAAAGCCAAGGACCTACCGACAGGTAGCCCGAAAGAGATATTTGCAAACTGCACAGAAGAAAAACAAGTCAAAAAAGGTTATTCGCAAAGCTGTTGGTAGTCAGCTGAGGTTTCTTGCACGCAATTTACGTTCGGTAAACAGTATGTTGGACAGCTACGGTCAAATTCCGCTTGAGCCCAAAGATCACAAGTATTTGTTGGTAATCAATACGCTTTTCGAACAGCAGAAGCAGATGTACGACAACCACAGCCACAGTATTGAAAGCAGGATTGTAAGCATTCACCAGCCCCACGTAAGACCAATTGTAAGGGGCAAGAGCCATGCAAAAGTTGAGTTTGGGGCTAAGATTCATATATCGCTAATCGATGGAATCTCATTTCTGGATGAGCTTAGCTGGGAAGCGTTCAATGAAGGAAGTCACATGATGGATTACATCGAACGGTACAGGAAAAGATTTGGATTTTATCCTAAAGAAGTGCTGGCAGATCAAATATATTGCAATCGTTCAAACAGAGCAGCTCTGAAGGAAAAGCAAATTAAACTATTAGCCAAGCCGCTTGGCAGGCCTTCGGCAGTGTCAATTCACGTAAGTCCGGGAGAAAGGAATCCAATCGAAGGCAAGTTCGGACAAGCCAAAACCGGTTACGGGTTAAATCGCATCAGGGCAAGGCTGAAGGGAACAAGCGAAACGTGGATTGCGAGCATATTTTTAGTGCTCAACCTGGTCAAACTGGCCGGGTTGGGTGCCCTATCCTTGCCTGGTAGATTGGCTATGAGTTTTTCAGCAATGCTGTTGCAGTTTGAAGGAATTGATTTTGGACCGGAAAGATCATGGCGCCGGAATGTTTGCCTATATGCATATGTAATCCTCAGATAAATTGTAAGCAGATGCCTGCCGTTAATGTTGATGTAAAACGTTTGAGTTTTTCAGCAGACCCTAAATATGAAAATGTAAACCCTGATATTTCAATTTATATTGTTACCTATATACTATAAAGATCTGTTTTTTAGAAATTAAAAATCAGGAATTAGAAATTCGAACAGGCCGGATGTTCAATACCGGGATTCAGAAAAAAAATCCCTGCATCGGAAGGCAGGGATCAGAGGATGTACCCGAGGCCGGGGTCGAACCGGCACGGCCGCAATGGCCAAAGGATTTTAAGTCCTTCGTGTCTACCAATTCCACCACTCGGGCATCCAACAGGTAGAAAAAAAAACCCCGAAGATTCGGGGTCCGAGCGGAAGACGGGACTCGAACCCGCGACCCTGACCTTGGCAAGGTCATGCTCTACCAACTGAGCTACTTCCGCTTATCGCTTTAGCGGGTGCAAATATACAACCAGTTTTCTATCTGCCAAAAAAAATCACGATTTTTTTAAAAGTTTTTTGATTTCATTCAGTTTCATCAGCGCTTCCACCGGCGTAAGGGTATTGATATCAGTATCCAGGATATCTTCCCTGATTTGTTCAAGCAGCGGATCATTCAGCTGAATAAAGCTCAACTGGAAAGGATCACCGGCAGCCTTTCCCCCCTTTTTCCTGGCCGGTGTACCCTGCAACTGCCCTCCCCCATGCGATTGCTCCAGCAATGCCAGCATTTCATTGGCCTTCTCGAGCACCGTTTTAGGCATGCCGGCCATGCGGGCTACGTGGATGCCAAAGCTGTGCTCACTCCCGCCAGGCTCCAGTTTACGCATGAAAATCACTTTGTTTCCGGCCTCCTTGACTGAAATATGGAAGTTCTTAATCCGCCGGTAGTGACTGGCCATTTCATTCAATTCATGATAGTGCGTGGCAAAAAGAACTTTTGCCTTGAACAACGGATGCTCGTGAAGAAACTCTGAAATGGCCCAGGCAATGCTGATGCCATCGTAGGTACTGGTGCCGCGGCCGATCTCATCAAGCAGGATCAGGCTTCTGTTCGAAATATTGTTCAGGATGCTGGCGGTTTCATTCATCTCAACCATAAAGGTCGACTCTCCGGACGAAATGTTATCGGAAGCCCCGACACGGGTAAAAATCTTATCAACCAGACCTATCTGCGCTTCACCGGCAGGAACAAAACAACCAACCTGAGCCATCAGCACAATCAATGCTGTTTGCCGGAGTAAAGCTGACTTCCCCGACATATTCGGGCCGGTAATGATGATGATTTGTTGCGTTGAATCATCCAGAAACACATCATTGGCAATATACTTTTCGCCCGGGGGCAGATGTTTTTCAATCACGGGATGACGGCCACCGGCAATACTCAGGCGGAATTCCTCATCAATTTCAGGCCTGACATATTGATTTTCAGCGGAAACGCGCGCGAACGACAAAAGACAATCGAGTTTTGCCACAACCCCGGCATTGGTCTGTATCGCCTCAATGTAATCCATCAGGCCCGAAACAAGGTTGTTGTACAAAGCCGTTTCCAGATTGAGCATACTTTCTTCCGCATTCAGGATTTTTTCCTCATACTCTTTCAGCTCCGGGGTTATGTAGCGCTCCGAATTCACCAGGGTCTGCCTTCTTTCCCATTCGGGCGGCACCTTGTCCTTATGCGTGTTGGTTACCTCAAGATAATATCCGAAAACATTGTTATAGGCCACTTTGAGTGACGGAATTCCGGTGCGTTCCGATTCGCGCTGCTGCAGCCTTGCCAGATAATCCTTGCCGGAATGGGCCAGTTCGCGCAATTCATCCAGCTCGGGAGAAACACCGGGGGCAATGACATCTCCTTTGTTCAGCATCACCGGCGGATCAGGATTCAGTTCCCTGCCTATCCTGTCTGTCATCCGGGCACACAGATTGATCAGTTCAGCCATAAGGTTCATCGGCTCAACCGGAGAGCCGGAACAGATTTCCTTAACAGGGCCTAGGGCCAGCAGCGCCCGGCGCAACTGCACCACTTCGCGCGGATTGATGCGCCCCACAGCCACTTTGGAGATGAGGCGTTCCATATCGCCCATCACCCGAATCTGCTGATAAAGCGACTCAGCAATCGCCTGCTCCTTCATCAGATACTCAACGACATCCAGGCGATCGTTGACCGGCTTCTTTTCTTTCAATGGCAAAACCAGCCATCGGCGCATCAGCCTCGATCCCATGGGTGAAATGGTCTGATCCAGCACATCTATCAAGGTAGTAGCCTGATCGTTGGGAGAATACAGAATTTCGAGGTTGCGGACGGTAAATTTATCCAGCCACACGTAATGATCCTCCTCCACCCTTGATATGCGACAGATATGGCTGACTTTGTCATGCTGTGTTTCGGCCAGATAGTGCAATGCGGCACCAGCCGCAATGACCCCGTTACCCTGATCTTCAACGCCGAAACCCTTGAGGGAAAGGGTATCAAAATGCCGGAGAAGGAGCTCCTGACCGAAATCAATGGTGAATACCCAATCTTCAAAAGTATTAATATAGAATTTTTCGCCGAAGAGCGCGATAAACTCCTGCCGTTTCGACTTCTGAACAATGACTT
This sequence is a window from Lentimicrobium saccharophilum. Protein-coding genes within it:
- a CDS encoding IS5 family transposase, whose translation is MRKTYKKLAPTPKYVSPAQLTLEGFETPFERSLNPKNRWVVLARLIPWDEICNIYLKHIGISPTGRPPISPRIVIGSLIIKHLCNLDDRETVDQISENIYMQYFLGYPSFSDQAPFDPSLLTDFRKRLSIDQVNAINERIVFLKAKFESQQGNAPKPEDKYRSEDNEQEPDNKGRLIIDATACPQDIAYPTDLDLLSDAREKTEQLIDKLYNPQLHIKKPRTYRQVARKRYLQTAQKKNKSKKVIRKAVGSQLRFLARNLRSVNSMLDSYGQIPLEPKDHKYLLVINTLFEQQKQMYDNHSHSIESRIVSIHQPHVRPIVRGKSHAKVEFGAKIHISLIDGISFLDELSWEAFNEGSHMMDYIERYRKRFGFYPKEVLADQIYCNRSNRAALKEKQIKLLAKPLGRPSAVSIHVSPGERNPIEGKFGQAKTGYGLNRIRARLKGTSETWIASIFLVLNLVKLAGLGALSLPGRLAMSFSAMLLQFEGIDFGPERSWRRNVCLYAYVILR
- a CDS encoding FISUMP domain-containing protein, producing the protein MKKRFLPTVLMIAMITGAMAQKATMTLTYTADSNTQHLPLNSILIENLTQGGDTTLYAPDTVLVLDYITGMEEIGTFSGKGFSLSQNYPNPIIGKTTIELFLNEREEVVVTVSDVLGREVANQEFPLEQGTHSFTFYPGRESLYFLTARADNQTRTIKLLNYPTDADASGFYKLGYNGQLKTGAGDYKSGNLLNIFVFGLGDTLKFTSFTDLGERVITSSPTGDETYYFHYTGDPCPGTPTITDIDGNVYNTVQIGNQCWMKENLKTTTYRNGTAIPNVTDDNTWINLTTGAYAWYDNDISWKDSYGALYNWYAVVDSKGLCPAGWHTPTDSEWIILTDYLGGESIAGGKMKSTRTESDAHPWWILPNTGATNESGFSGLPGGYRYGNGTFSYIGAYGYFWSSGEFSSSLAWYRTLLYNYSYVYRSYGSKQIGFSVRCLRD
- a CDS encoding leucine-rich repeat domain-containing protein, translating into MNKLLQIGVLFLLVIVAFSGFAQQNEKVPDSASVSGLSAEELAGYQKQAAQLVNFMEYAFNTLGSAKAEYKEKDIIINQSFLKFFRDARVQIEDDLVEKRDVVTNKDVQAYLKDIDFFFREVAFRFTIEEITQETNEKGELYFKIKTSRNLNGITLEGVKINDNKPRFIEINLDDASRDLKIASIYTTRSSEEQELITWWNNLGKGWRNFFSGNTLAGEDIPMHEIIAIGRDYMVRANGNFSQADSTETGDTLFVSPAGVFNEIRRIWRTEEIDISGVPGIYDLDPLSALTALKHLNISGAKVVKPEPIRNLSKLETFIASGTLISSINALQYSTSLRYLDLSNTFIADIEPVANFKMLEYLFLTGLSVDDISPIRELIKLKELRLNNLPVKSLESLSGLSGLEVLDLSGTPLNDLTTLTGMENLKRVLLVQTYISDISPLAEMPSLEYVYLDRSPVAQIAPLKNLKKLKVIYCDKTFVNKAIAQEFMQQQPGVKVIYESEELTAWWQTMPDIWKGVFSAMLPLDSPPQREQLHEISFLRRIDISGNQGITTLDPLRKLSSLNQLYAASTGITDLMAIKDLFDLEVLDVSNTLVIDAGPLSRLEKLRDLNISGTKVVDLIPLKGLSNLRRIGIDQLQAQNLEILSGFSRLELIYGDGVPGLSRVVERLWDSIPGVLVIYQTPELQKWWASLDQVWKRVFSGYEPVGVEPDRDQLHKIASIRNLDISRNREIVSLMPVSMLKRLEVLNMSGVQVSDLLPLGLITRLQELDCSDTPLSDLSPITTHRTLKKLNCSNTPLSKIDPLEFLPELEILDISGTQISRLNALSSARQLVYLSCFNTRVSNLKPLEDLTNLKTLKIYNTRVSAKRADQFRSSRPGVEVIYY
- the mutS gene encoding DNA mismatch repair protein MutS, coding for MKQYNSIKAKYPDALLLFRVGDFYETFGEDAVKASAILGIVLTRRANGAASYVELAGFPHHALDTYLPKLVRAGHRVAICDQLEDPKLTKKIVKRGVTELVTPGVSYNDKVLENKQNNFLASIHLLPKSTGIAFLDISTGEFLIAQGNNDYIDKLLQTFHPSEVIVQKSKRQEFIALFGEKFYINTFEDWVFTIDFGQELLLRHFDTLSLKGFGVEDQGNGVIAAGAALHYLAETQHDKVSHICRISRVEEDHYVWLDKFTVRNLEILYSPNDQATTLIDVLDQTISPMGSRLMRRWLVLPLKEKKPVNDRLDVVEYLMKEQAIAESLYQQIRVMGDMERLISKVAVGRINPREVVQLRRALLALGPVKEICSGSPVEPMNLMAELINLCARMTDRIGRELNPDPPVMLNKGDVIAPGVSPELDELRELAHSGKDYLARLQQRESERTGIPSLKVAYNNVFGYYLEVTNTHKDKVPPEWERRQTLVNSERYITPELKEYEEKILNAEESMLNLETALYNNLVSGLMDYIEAIQTNAGVVAKLDCLLSFARVSAENQYVRPEIDEEFRLSIAGGRHPVIEKHLPPGEKYIANDVFLDDSTQQIIIITGPNMSGKSALLRQTALIVLMAQVGCFVPAGEAQIGLVDKIFTRVGASDNISSGESTFMVEMNETASILNNISNRSLILLDEIGRGTSTYDGISIAWAISEFLHEHPLFKAKVLFATHYHELNEMASHYRRIKNFHISVKEAGNKVIFMRKLEPGGSEHSFGIHVARMAGMPKTVLEKANEMLALLEQSHGGGQLQGTPARKKGGKAAGDPFQLSFIQLNDPLLEQIREDILDTDINTLTPVEALMKLNEIKKLLKKS